A window of the Gossypium hirsutum isolate 1008001.06 chromosome A05, Gossypium_hirsutum_v2.1, whole genome shotgun sequence genome harbors these coding sequences:
- the LOC107957328 gene encoding zinc finger protein 8 has protein sequence MEKNERETHDFMNVESFSQLPFIRPAPIKERGIFRLFGKEFNGGHSGSAMARNESDSAGNNDDTTKENENGENSRRFECHYCCRNFPTSQALGGHQNAHKRERQHAKRAHLQSTMVQNSLSDAQIYGFVNYRLASAPTQATASYPSWNNSTSSRFYGNQSSFPQPPISGSPLGLWRTPATVQRNSSNFYPDLSSSSSQPSPFFAGEELKHSQVVGGGGSSSRSRYVYKSNPRVQDHVSLDLHL, from the coding sequence ATGGAGAAGAACGAAAGGGAAACTCACGACTTCATGAACGTTGAATCCTTCTCTCAGCTTCCATTTATCCGTCCTGCCCCTATAAAAGAAAGGGGTATTTTTCGTTTGTTCGGCAAAGAATTCAATGGTGGTCACTCAGGCTCGGCTATGGCTAGGAACGAGTCAGACTCAGCAGGGAACAACGATGATACAACCAAGGAGAACGAGAATGGAGAGAACAGCAGAAGGTTTGAATGTCACTATTGTTGTAGAAACTTCCCGACTTCCCAAGCTTTAGGCGGTCACCAAAACGCTCACAAAAGGGAACGCCAACATGCGAAACGCGCTCATCTTCAGTCAACAATGGTGCAAAACTCTTTATCTGATGCTCAGATTTACGGCTTCGTTAACTACAGGCTAGCCTCAGCTCCAACACAAGCTACGGCGAGTTACCCTTCGTGGAACAACAGTACTAGCAGTAGGTTTTATGGGAACCAAAGCTCTTTTCCTCAGCCACCCATCAGTGGTAGCCCACTGGGGTTATGGAGAACCCCTGCTACGGTTCAAAGAAACTCATCTAATTTCTATCCCGAcctttcatcatcatcatcgcaACCGTCTCCATTTTTTGCTGGTGAAGAATTGAAGCACTCGCAAGTTGTTGGTGGAGGTGGTTCAAGTTCCCGGAGCCGGTACGTTTATAAATCAAATCCAAGAGTGCAAGACCATGTGAGTTTGGATCTACATCTGTAA